In a genomic window of Telopea speciosissima isolate NSW1024214 ecotype Mountain lineage chromosome 5, Tspe_v1, whole genome shotgun sequence:
- the LOC122662504 gene encoding 26S proteasome non-ATPase regulatory subunit 8 homolog A-like isoform X2: MLLRGTSFNLSLTIRILGNFLMTRRHTSMKLSYKALDTLSILKAFLTTVLFVWWNSGRLPPSPQEYPILGLNLLRLLVQNRIAEFHTELELLSPVALENPCIKHAVELEQSFMEGAYNRVLSARQTVPHETYVYFMDLLAKTVRDEIAGCSEKAYDYLSISDAKQMLMFSSDHELLEYIKEDHPEWEIKNGFVFFQKAKESAPCKEIPSLQLINQTLSYARELERIV; encoded by the exons ATGCTTTTGAGAGGGACTTCTTTCAACTTAAGCCTTACTATACGGATACTGGGTAACTTTCTAATGACTAGAAGACACACCTCAATGAAGTTATCATATAAAGCTTTAG atactctttcaattttgaaagCTTTCCTTACAACTGTTCTTTTTGTCTGGTGGAACAGTGGCCGCCTTCCTCCATCGCCTCAGGAGTACCCAATCCTGGGCCTTAACCTTCTTAGGCTCCTTGTGCAGAATAGAATAGCAGAATTTCATACTGAGCTAGAGTTGCTTTCACCTGTTGCTCTGGAAAATCCTTGTATTAAACATGCTGTGGAATTGGAACAATCCTTCATGGAAGGGGCTTACAACCGTGTATTGAGTGCCAGGCAGACTGTTCCACATGAGACTTATGTTTATTTCATGGATCTCCTTGCGAAGACAGTAAG AGATGAAATAGCTGGTTGTAGCGAGAAGGCGTATGATTATCTATCAATTAGTGATGCCAAACAGATGTTGATGTTCTCATCTGATCATGAGTTGCTTGAATATATCAAAGAG GATCACCCTGAATGGGAGATAAAAAATGGGTTTGTGTTCTTCCAGAAAGCAAAGGAGTCTGCCCCTTGCAAGGAGATACCATCACTACAGCTTATCAATCAAACTCTCAGCTACGCCAGAGAATTGGAGCGGATAGTATAA
- the LOC122662244 gene encoding calcium-dependent protein kinase SK5-like has product MKKPASTSTSTSTSTSKPTSVLPYKTQNLRDLYQIGQRLGQGQFGTTYLCTEKSTSIQYACKSIPKRKLICREDYEDVYREIQIMHHLSEHANVVRIKGAYEDSLFVHLVMELCAGGELFDRIIQRGHYSERQAAQLIKTIVGVVEACHSLGVMHRDLKPENFLFANTDEDAPMKAIDFGLSVFYKPGDTFFDVVGSPYYVAPEVLKKRYGPEADVWSAGVILYILLSGVPPFWAENEPGIFREILRGKLDFVSEPWPGISESAKGLIQKMLDSNPKTRITAHEVLCHPWIVDDTVAPDKPLDSAVLSRLKQFSAMNKLKKMALRVIAESLSEEEIGGLKELFKMIDADNSGTITFEELKEGLRKVGSNLMESEIKDLMDAADIDNSGTIDYGEFLAATMHMNKLEREENLISAFSFFDKDGSGSITIDELQLACKEFGLSDVHLDEIIKEIDQNNDGQIDYGEFAAMMRKGNGMIGRRTMRGNLNFNLGDAFGVTDS; this is encoded by the exons ATGAAGAAACCTGCATCAACTTCGACTTCGACTTCCACCTCAACTTCAAAACCCACTTCTGTTCTTCCTTATAAGACCCAGAACCTCAGAGACCTTTACCAGATCGGTCAGAGGCTAGGGCAAGGCCAGTTTGGTACTACGTATCTTTGTACAGAGAAGTCTACATCCATCCAATATGCCTGCAAATCTATACCCAAAAGAAAGCTTATTTGCAGGGAGGATTATGAGGATGTATATAGAGAGATTCAGATAATGCACCATTTGTCTGAGCACGCAAACGTGGTGAGGATTAAAGGGGCTTATGAGGATTCTTTGTTTGTTCATTTGGTCATGGAGCTATGTGCCGGCGGGGAGCTCTTTGATCGGATTATTCAGAGGGGGCATTATAGTGAGAGGCAGGCTGCACAGTTGATCAAGACTATTGTTGGGGTTGTGGAAGCCTGTCACTCTCTTGGAGTCATGCATAGGGACCTCAagcctgagaacttcttgttcgcTAATACTGATGAGGATGCTCCAATGAAAGCCATCGATTTTGGGTTGTCCGTGTTCTACAAGCCAG GGGATACCTTTTTTGATGTAGTTGGAAGTCCATATTATGTTGCACCTGAGGTATTGAAGAAACGATATGGTCCTGAAGCAGACGTATGGAGTGCTGGAGTTATTTTGTACATCTTGCTAAGTGGCGTCCCACCTTTTTGGGCAG AAAATGAACCAGGGATCTTCAGAGAGATTTTACGAGGGAAATTGGATTTTGTATCTGAACCATGGCCTGGAATTTCAGAAAGTGCCAAGGGTCTGATACAGAAGATGCTTGACAGCAATCCGAAGACTAGAATAACTGCCCATGAAGTACTCT GTCACCCATGGATTGTGGATGACACAGTTGCTCCAGATAAACCTCTTGATTCTGCAGTTCTATCACGCTTGAAGCAATTTTCTGCGATGAACAAACTTAAGAAGATGGCTTTGCGT GTTATAGCAGAGAGCCTGTCAGAGGAAGAAATTGGGGGTCTGAAAGAGCTGTTCAAGATGATTGACGCAGACAACAGCGGAACAATTACTTTTGAAGAGCTAAAAGAAGGTTTAAGAAAAGTGGGCTCTAACCTGATGGAGTCTGAGATCAAGGACCTTATGGACGCA GCTGACATTGACAACAGTGGAACGATAGACTATGGTGAATTCCTTGCTGCAACCATGCACATGAACAagttggagagagaggagaattTGATTTCtgcattttccttttttgacaAAGATGGTAGTGGTTCTATAACCATTGATGAGCTCCAGCTAGCTTGTAAGGAGTTTGGTCTGAGTGATGTTCACCTGGATGAGATTATCAAAGAAATTGATCAAAACAAT GATGGGCAAATAGATTATGGCGAGTTTGCTGCAATGATGAGGAAAGGCAATGGAATGATTGGGAGGAGAACTATGAGAGGCAATTTGAACTTCAACTTGGGTGATGCCTTTGGAGTAACAGATTCTTGA